The following are from one region of the Endozoicomonas sp. 4G genome:
- a CDS encoding NirD/YgiW/YdeI family stress tolerance protein, whose protein sequence is MKGLFFSGLCLLSLPAFSENYLPLPSPPVSAEAHDYKKQNIDQLTENGDDEELVRLSGQIIKKLKCSIYLFRDKTGEIQIQIKNDDIPKKGLLFRSPTIIKGEVMRDPNKPIMVEADKILYVF, encoded by the coding sequence ATGAAAGGACTCTTTTTTAGCGGCCTCTGTTTGTTGTCCTTGCCCGCCTTTTCAGAAAACTACCTCCCTCTGCCATCACCACCGGTCTCCGCGGAAGCTCATGACTATAAAAAGCAGAATATCGATCAGTTGACCGAGAACGGAGATGATGAGGAACTGGTAAGGCTTTCCGGTCAAATCATTAAGAAGCTGAAATGTTCAATTTACCTGTTTCGGGATAAAACCGGAGAAATCCAGATTCAGATTAAGAATGACGACATACCCAAAAAGGGTCTGCTGTTTCGTTCTCCCACCATTATTAAAGGGGAGGTCATGAGAGACCCCAACAAGCCTATTATGGTGGAAGCTGACAAGATTCTGTATGTCTTCTAA
- a CDS encoding DUF523 domain-containing protein, whose translation MQKILVSACLLGDPVRYNGKAKRVDHFWLGVWRKEGRIVSVCPELEGGLAVPRLPAEIVEGLAGCVIDGSAEVETECGQNVTKPFLAGAEKAYQMCQRYDIKVAILTEDSPSCGSTRVYDGSFSGRKISGQGVTSAFLERHGIKVFNQFQFEEVREYLNLLEKSALSIT comes from the coding sequence GTGCAAAAAATACTGGTGAGCGCCTGCCTGTTGGGTGATCCGGTTCGGTACAATGGAAAGGCCAAAAGAGTGGATCATTTCTGGTTGGGAGTATGGCGAAAAGAAGGTCGTATCGTATCTGTCTGTCCTGAGCTGGAGGGCGGCTTAGCTGTGCCCAGGCTGCCCGCTGAAATAGTGGAAGGTCTGGCAGGCTGTGTCATAGATGGTTCCGCTGAAGTAGAAACGGAGTGCGGCCAGAATGTCACCAAGCCTTTTCTGGCAGGAGCTGAAAAGGCTTATCAGATGTGTCAAAGGTACGACATCAAGGTGGCGATTTTGACCGAGGACAGCCCTTCCTGTGGCAGTACCAGGGTCTACGATGGTTCATTTTCGGGTCGCAAGATTTCAGGTCAGGGTGTGACCTCGGCTTTTCTGGAAAGGCATGGCATCAAAGTGTTCAATCAGTTCCAGTTTGAGGAAGTGCGGGAATATCTGAATCTGCTTGAAAAAAGTGCTTTGAGCATCACCTGA
- a CDS encoding helix-turn-helix transcriptional regulator, with product MKTQEELAKALRDYRKSKGLGQKDMLMRIGMSQQQYQRAESGSDLRVSTLFRILEGLDLELKLIPRHLSGEDELITPNDENRQSAWQGFLKDLED from the coding sequence ATGAAAACACAGGAAGAGCTGGCAAAAGCTTTGCGGGATTACCGGAAAAGCAAAGGGCTGGGACAAAAGGATATGCTGATGAGAATCGGGATGTCGCAGCAGCAGTATCAACGAGCGGAGTCTGGCAGTGATCTGCGGGTTTCGACGTTATTTCGCATTCTTGAAGGTTTGGATCTGGAATTGAAACTGATACCAAGGCATCTATCTGGAGAGGATGAGCTTATTACGCCCAATGATGAAAACAGACAATCAGCCTGGCAAGGATTTCTTAAAGATTTGGAGGACTGA
- a CDS encoding type II toxin-antitoxin system HipA family toxin, with product MAVSQRIRSEFTEALSLILHGQRIGILVHYSGGRNRLTFDPEYRQLSPIERPTFTLTQMFQEDYLEKRQSHSQRLSPVLSNLLPEGALREWLSSTLKTHTENEFPLLAWTGENLPGALAAHSISAGQIPAWALSGRGQIEPVQIDVRATDSKFSLAGVQMKFSSVRRDGRFNIGAQIGADSWIIKTPSTVHRNVPENEFSAMKLAESIGVHIPDIQLIPLEKLDNLPDIVLPNESMAFGIRRFDRSGNKNEKIRIHAEDFAQIFELYAHKKYHHANYEQIGRIIYQFGQNGLADLQQMTRRLLANILLANGDAHLKNWSMIYPDRIHPQLSPAYDIVTTLPYVRGETGSALNMGKEKVWKNITMDTFRYWSTRIGAPWPAIKVHLDDALETARAHWPTLIRELPMMDAHKVVLREHLAGLSPDMRIEL from the coding sequence TTGGCTGTATCACAACGCATTCGCTCTGAGTTTACAGAAGCTCTGTCGCTTATTCTCCACGGTCAGCGTATCGGCATTCTGGTTCACTACTCCGGAGGCCGAAACAGGCTGACATTTGATCCTGAGTATCGTCAGCTTTCACCCATCGAGCGCCCGACGTTTACCCTCACTCAGATGTTTCAGGAAGATTATCTGGAAAAGCGACAGAGTCACTCTCAACGCCTGTCGCCAGTTCTTTCTAATTTATTGCCAGAAGGTGCGTTACGCGAATGGCTTTCCAGCACTCTGAAAACTCATACTGAGAATGAATTCCCTCTTCTGGCCTGGACTGGGGAAAACCTGCCGGGGGCATTGGCAGCTCACTCGATCAGCGCTGGACAGATACCTGCCTGGGCCTTGAGCGGAAGAGGGCAGATAGAACCTGTCCAGATAGATGTGAGGGCCACAGATTCAAAATTTTCACTGGCTGGCGTGCAGATGAAGTTTTCCAGTGTGCGTCGGGATGGGCGGTTTAATATCGGCGCACAAATAGGCGCTGACAGCTGGATCATCAAAACCCCCTCAACGGTACACAGAAATGTACCGGAGAACGAATTTTCTGCCATGAAACTCGCTGAGAGTATAGGGGTTCACATTCCGGACATTCAGCTTATACCTTTGGAAAAGCTCGACAATCTGCCAGATATTGTTCTGCCGAACGAGTCTATGGCTTTTGGTATTCGCCGGTTTGACCGCAGTGGCAACAAGAACGAAAAAATACGCATTCATGCAGAAGACTTTGCCCAGATCTTTGAGCTGTATGCCCATAAAAAATATCATCATGCCAACTATGAGCAAATAGGCCGTATCATTTACCAGTTTGGTCAGAACGGTCTGGCGGATTTGCAGCAGATGACAAGACGACTGTTGGCGAATATCTTACTGGCCAATGGTGACGCTCATTTAAAAAACTGGAGCATGATTTATCCTGATCGAATCCACCCGCAGCTGTCGCCCGCCTATGACATCGTTACTACTCTGCCTTATGTCAGAGGTGAGACAGGCTCTGCGCTGAACATGGGTAAGGAGAAAGTCTGGAAAAACATCACTATGGACACTTTCCGGTACTGGTCTACTCGAATAGGTGCTCCCTGGCCTGCCATAAAAGTTCATCTTGATGATGCGCTGGAAACAGCCAGGGCTCACTGGCCGACGCTGATCCGGGAGTTGCCGATGATGGATGCTCATAAAGTTGTACTCAGGGAACACTTGGCAGGACTTTCTCCAGACATGCGTATTGAGCTTTAA
- a CDS encoding 2OG-Fe(II) oxygenase — protein MNNKPPLWGEPAPWFHAHTTNNPRFAFSSLGGRFVGLVFLGDCSAKPVIKFLEEITQANVITRDNKSVRFAVTLNQKDLHNPQAQAAFPKQRIFYDEGGTVARRYGALGKHSEQQEMFYPYWLILDPTLRVYARGNIDEPHIFIKTMQSLPDPVYHASPEIEPWAPVLLVPRVLETDFCETLIRYYQKGQPEPSGFMRTIGGKTMELQDNTIKRRTDISIDDEILQAALKHRIKTRLTPEIAKAFQFQATRIERFIVACYGSSDAGFFKEHRDNTTKGTAHRRFAISINLNSEEYEGGELWFPEYGNRRYKPPTGGAIVFSCSLMHAATPVTNGTRYVTLPFLYDDAAAKIREENNRFLGDGVEPYQSR, from the coding sequence ATGAACAATAAGCCACCCTTATGGGGAGAACCGGCCCCTTGGTTTCACGCTCATACAACCAATAACCCTCGATTTGCATTTTCCAGCCTCGGTGGACGTTTTGTCGGACTGGTCTTTCTCGGAGACTGCTCAGCAAAACCGGTTATCAAGTTCCTGGAAGAAATCACTCAAGCAAACGTAATCACTCGTGATAACAAAAGCGTCCGTTTCGCAGTCACCTTGAATCAAAAAGATCTGCATAACCCTCAGGCGCAGGCAGCCTTCCCAAAACAGCGCATTTTTTATGATGAAGGGGGCACTGTTGCCAGACGATACGGTGCCTTGGGCAAACACTCCGAACAGCAAGAAATGTTCTATCCTTACTGGCTAATTCTTGACCCAACGCTTCGTGTCTATGCCAGAGGCAACATTGATGAACCTCATATTTTTATAAAAACCATGCAGAGCTTGCCTGACCCTGTCTACCATGCATCGCCAGAGATAGAGCCATGGGCCCCGGTTTTACTGGTACCCAGGGTGCTTGAAACCGACTTTTGCGAAACCCTTATTCGTTATTATCAGAAAGGGCAGCCGGAGCCATCGGGCTTTATGCGAACCATTGGGGGTAAAACAATGGAGCTGCAGGATAACACTATCAAACGTCGAACCGACATCAGTATTGATGATGAAATCCTGCAGGCGGCACTGAAACATCGAATAAAAACCCGCCTTACTCCCGAAATAGCCAAAGCCTTTCAGTTTCAGGCGACACGTATTGAACGCTTCATCGTTGCCTGCTACGGCAGTAGTGATGCAGGCTTCTTCAAAGAACACAGGGATAACACTACAAAAGGCACCGCACACCGACGATTTGCTATCAGCATCAACCTTAACAGTGAAGAATACGAGGGTGGTGAATTGTGGTTTCCAGAATACGGCAACCGTCGCTATAAGCCCCCCACGGGCGGTGCTATTGTCTTTTCCTGTTCTCTTATGCATGCAGCGACGCCGGTAACAAACGGCACCCGCTATGTCACCCTGCCATTTCTTTACGATGATGCGGCAGCCAAAATACGTGAAGAAAACAATCGCTTTCTGGGCGATGGGGTTGAGCCTTATCAGTCTCGCTAA